A section of the Rossellomorea marisflavi genome encodes:
- a CDS encoding lantibiotic dehydratase, which produces MIRENTLSYSDFAPLRSTELVDFVTESHLHLESFQRMKDEVVAALEVDFHETKDPSLLNVKRKVFNRKGLKEEEAVTDALEEYRLVRDFIEEDRAAGEALFHATEASHRQHLWTLFKEKPVVTNPLPLVNHQMHHKLDKFLSTPPDTHKSKVKKIDSTLLRIASRSTFKTSPFSSFTSIDLKSFTPQPEAPAPQYQIELNYYIWQKILQLIANDPAFIPYLTYLYSGRHEDGIVDFTSRIDLNRGKIFNNIENHFIAKDNPIFSALSNFNRPIAYKEVLSLLEPFTSEEKAERFFVDGLLKKGILYADFELDEYAKDVRGDFYKKLGSLPEHHKIKLVVETMEAIDGLVDEYRRSGWKERFGIYSKIMGRLARIEESFGYTFTKENLFYEDYLAPASTDLELSESFIREIGIIQKLAILTSIPLQFKYEFAHRFHQRYKGKSMAVRKKEVRDLYMEEVMKFTNWTDILAGVPDLKSPGGQVMEEIKGEIRDLFQKAKHGDGRLIGDEILALYDSFMERTGFSKEHLSSTALFQKTEDGYILNKLYAGHMKLFTRYFQYSPSIYGDSRFKEYVAQMCPDVLEIREGFGFNANRHETFLNQRLLIPGSKTNPADETAHWSNDLHYRYNEESGLIEIVGEDGPLEIDYIGSLVDYMMPPSIRMLSTGLTPRFDPGLVKLWEIHEETRPVIDHIPRLHLGHLVIMREKWLLDTSHFLQEEEVYDLYRKTVTRFKELGLPLEFFVSRIVDAETYDFDKSNRSDMKPQYMNLLSPLFFKEWVKLLKEESRLVVEELYPAGGGENHNIEYQVEVSMDEKPE; this is translated from the coding sequence TTGATCAGAGAAAACACGTTATCCTACAGCGATTTCGCACCACTCCGTTCCACTGAACTCGTTGATTTTGTCACTGAATCCCATTTGCACCTGGAGTCGTTCCAGCGCATGAAGGATGAAGTGGTGGCGGCACTTGAAGTCGACTTTCACGAAACAAAAGATCCCTCCCTCCTGAATGTGAAGCGGAAGGTCTTCAATCGGAAAGGCCTCAAGGAGGAAGAAGCCGTGACGGACGCCTTGGAGGAATACCGTCTGGTACGCGACTTCATCGAAGAAGATCGTGCTGCCGGTGAAGCGCTTTTCCATGCAACCGAGGCCAGTCACCGTCAACATCTGTGGACCCTCTTCAAAGAAAAGCCGGTCGTGACGAATCCGCTGCCCTTGGTGAATCATCAGATGCATCACAAGCTCGATAAGTTCCTGTCCACCCCGCCGGATACGCACAAATCAAAGGTGAAAAAAATCGATAGCACACTGCTTCGGATCGCCTCCCGTTCCACCTTCAAAACCAGTCCGTTCAGCTCATTCACCAGTATCGACCTGAAATCATTCACACCCCAACCAGAAGCTCCTGCACCCCAATATCAGATTGAATTGAATTATTACATATGGCAAAAAATCCTTCAGCTCATTGCCAACGATCCCGCCTTCATCCCTTATCTTACGTACCTCTACTCCGGTAGGCATGAAGATGGAATCGTGGATTTCACTTCCCGGATCGACTTGAACCGGGGGAAAATCTTTAACAACATCGAAAACCATTTTATCGCGAAGGACAATCCGATCTTCTCGGCCCTCTCCAACTTCAATCGTCCCATCGCTTACAAAGAAGTCCTCTCCCTCCTTGAGCCTTTCACTTCAGAGGAGAAGGCGGAACGCTTCTTTGTTGATGGCCTTCTGAAGAAAGGGATTCTGTATGCCGATTTTGAACTCGATGAGTACGCAAAGGATGTACGCGGGGATTTTTACAAGAAGCTCGGCTCCCTACCTGAACACCATAAGATCAAGCTTGTCGTCGAGACGATGGAAGCGATCGACGGCCTGGTGGATGAATATAGGCGATCAGGGTGGAAGGAACGCTTCGGGATCTATTCCAAGATCATGGGCCGTCTTGCAAGGATCGAGGAATCCTTTGGTTATACGTTCACGAAAGAAAATCTATTCTATGAGGACTATCTGGCACCCGCTAGCACCGATCTTGAACTGTCTGAATCCTTCATCCGTGAGATCGGCATCATTCAGAAGCTTGCCATTCTGACGAGTATCCCGCTTCAGTTCAAGTATGAGTTCGCCCATAGGTTCCACCAACGCTACAAAGGTAAGTCCATGGCCGTCAGGAAAAAAGAAGTGCGCGACTTGTATATGGAAGAAGTGATGAAATTCACGAATTGGACCGATATTTTGGCGGGTGTACCCGATTTGAAATCACCTGGCGGACAGGTGATGGAGGAGATCAAGGGGGAGATCCGGGACCTTTTCCAAAAAGCAAAGCATGGGGACGGCCGACTCATCGGAGATGAAATCCTAGCTCTGTACGATTCATTCATGGAGCGGACCGGATTTAGCAAAGAACATCTCTCATCTACAGCACTCTTCCAGAAAACAGAGGACGGCTATATTCTGAACAAGCTGTATGCGGGTCATATGAAGCTGTTCACCCGCTATTTCCAATACAGCCCGTCGATCTATGGAGATTCCCGTTTCAAGGAATATGTCGCACAGATGTGCCCGGATGTCCTTGAGATACGCGAGGGATTCGGATTCAACGCGAATCGGCATGAGACGTTCCTGAACCAACGTCTCCTCATTCCGGGAAGCAAGACGAATCCAGCCGATGAAACGGCCCACTGGAGTAATGATCTTCACTATCGTTACAACGAAGAGAGTGGGCTCATAGAGATTGTCGGAGAGGATGGCCCGCTTGAGATTGACTATATCGGAAGTCTTGTCGACTATATGATGCCCCCGAGCATCCGGATGCTTTCGACGGGGCTGACGCCGAGGTTCGATCCCGGTCTGGTGAAACTTTGGGAAATCCATGAGGAAACCCGGCCTGTGATCGATCACATCCCAAGGCTCCATCTTGGACATCTGGTGATCATGAGGGAGAAATGGCTACTTGATACGTCACACTTCCTGCAGGAGGAAGAGGTGTACGATCTTTACCGGAAGACGGTCACCCGCTTCAAGGAGCTCGGGTTGCCCCTTGAATTCTTCGTGAGCCGCATTGTGGACGCAGAGACCTACGACTTTGATAAATCGAATCGATCGGATATGAAACCTCAGTATATGAATCTATTATCCCCCTTGTTTTTCAAAGAGTGGGTCAAGCTTCTGAAGGAAGAATCAAGATTGGTTGTGGAGGAGCTTTATCCGGCAGGCGGGGGCGAAAATCATAACATAGAATACCAGGTGGAGGTGAGCATGGATGAAAAGCCTGAATGA
- a CDS encoding ABC transporter ATP-binding protein translates to MILNVNNLNKAYGSKTILNNISFKVEENKILAVMGPNGVGKTTLLEILMTLKPWNSGEVELIGMDLSKAANLSKIRSNIGVVFQEGGMYAYLKIAEILDLFASFHNISEERVRHVIEIFSLESHLNVKFEKLSGGWKKRILLACAFLNSPKILFLDEPTTGLDPEATNDLWTNISVAKEQGATIILSTHSLEEVDMYADEVIILNKGMIAERGNPRELKHKHGTLYFKEAYFNVIKERKAANE, encoded by the coding sequence ATGATCCTCAATGTGAATAACCTCAATAAAGCCTATGGTTCGAAAACGATCTTGAACAATATCTCCTTCAAGGTGGAGGAAAATAAAATCCTGGCCGTGATGGGACCGAACGGGGTGGGAAAGACGACCCTCCTCGAGATCCTCATGACCTTGAAGCCGTGGAACTCAGGAGAAGTAGAGCTCATCGGCATGGACCTGTCCAAAGCAGCGAATCTGTCCAAGATCCGCTCGAATATCGGAGTGGTCTTCCAGGAAGGCGGGATGTACGCATATCTCAAAATTGCCGAGATCCTCGACCTGTTTGCTTCCTTCCATAACATCAGTGAAGAGCGTGTCCGCCACGTCATCGAGATCTTCTCACTCGAATCCCATCTGAACGTGAAGTTCGAGAAGCTGTCTGGCGGGTGGAAAAAACGGATCCTCCTCGCGTGTGCGTTCCTGAACTCACCGAAGATCCTTTTCCTGGACGAACCGACGACGGGTCTCGATCCGGAAGCAACGAACGATTTGTGGACGAATATCTCCGTTGCCAAAGAGCAGGGAGCCACCATCATCTTGTCCACCCATTCCCTTGAAGAAGTGGATATGTACGCCGATGAAGTCATCATCCTGAACAAGGGCATGATTGCAGAACGGGGAAATCCGAGGGAGCTGAAGCATAAGCACGGCACCCTATACTTCAAAGAAGCCTATTTCAACGTGATCAAAGAAAGGAAGGCGGCCAATGAATAA
- a CDS encoding thiopeptide-type bacteriocin biosynthesis protein, with the protein MNWHSYHIFIHDMSEHDRFLQQVVRGIVDDTHVSSFFFIRYWQGGPHIRFRFQSEHANDVISEMKQRCRAFFRDYQPPFTLEREAFYSRQLFDGTVPDDAELYWMEDGAIKEIPYEPELERYGGEDVMAESEAIFHQSSLLALKHLEGIAGPAIPKRLLLACDFFIDMLRALTEEEGHELIRRYNAFWSRFDQGSIDPVQRERFRTLYWKQRAMGGQSGSLELDRISQIVEGINGKGKRNLLSYLIFSHIHMYNNRIGLPPNLESTVAMIAGSKKEGAVAK; encoded by the coding sequence GTGAACTGGCATTCTTATCATATCTTCATCCATGACATGAGTGAGCATGATCGATTCCTTCAGCAGGTGGTGCGTGGAATCGTGGATGATACGCACGTCTCTTCCTTCTTTTTCATCCGTTACTGGCAAGGTGGTCCCCATATCCGTTTCCGTTTCCAATCGGAGCATGCAAACGATGTGATCAGCGAGATGAAGCAGCGGTGCCGTGCATTTTTCCGGGACTACCAGCCCCCTTTCACACTGGAAAGGGAAGCCTTCTACAGCCGTCAACTCTTTGATGGCACGGTGCCGGATGATGCGGAGCTCTATTGGATGGAAGACGGGGCAATAAAGGAAATCCCCTACGAACCCGAGCTTGAGCGGTATGGTGGGGAAGACGTGATGGCAGAATCGGAGGCCATCTTTCATCAAAGCAGCCTGCTGGCCCTCAAGCATTTGGAAGGCATTGCGGGTCCTGCGATACCTAAGCGGCTGCTCCTGGCATGCGACTTTTTCATCGACATGCTCAGGGCTTTGACAGAGGAAGAGGGACATGAGCTCATCCGTCGGTACAATGCCTTCTGGTCCCGATTCGATCAAGGAAGCATCGATCCAGTACAGAGGGAGCGGTTCCGCACCCTGTACTGGAAGCAGCGGGCCATGGGCGGGCAGAGTGGTTCTCTGGAGCTGGATAGGATCAGCCAGATCGTGGAGGGGATCAACGGAAAGGGAAAGCGGAATCTTCTCTCGTATTTGATCTTCTCACACATCCACATGTATAACAATCGGATCGGCCTGCCGCCGAATCTGGAGAGCACCGTGGCGATGATCGCGGGAAGTAAGAAAGAAGGAGCGGTTGCGAAGTGA
- a CDS encoding SagB/ThcOx family dehydrogenase — MKWDFTFSAGDTTQRYRNYHRSSSHAPLMQMRKAPRREYEVRDLDSKGKCVKWHMDPGRFDQAGGKTFADVMKNRRTSWNFGERDVTEEELKELLLFSFGISEPLEKKRTYPSGGQFYSLEIYLLPTIRSVASGLLEEKVYKLNVNEGTLVEMEDLDLAKLPLLSASTDVGFFSLKEAQCVVVLVGNDRDLSVKYMDLSYRIMLLEAGHMAQNFLLTCTSLGLSSVPLGGFHEGEIKNMLQLTDDKMVLYTLLGG; from the coding sequence GTGAAGTGGGATTTTACATTCAGTGCAGGGGATACAACACAGCGATACCGGAATTACCATCGGTCGTCAAGTCATGCTCCGCTCATGCAGATGAGGAAGGCGCCAAGGCGGGAATACGAGGTCCGGGACCTTGATTCGAAGGGAAAGTGTGTCAAATGGCATATGGACCCGGGACGATTTGATCAGGCAGGAGGAAAAACCTTTGCCGATGTGATGAAAAACAGGAGGACATCATGGAATTTCGGCGAAAGGGATGTAACAGAAGAAGAACTGAAGGAGCTCCTGCTATTCAGCTTCGGTATCAGCGAGCCTTTGGAAAAAAAGCGTACCTACCCTTCCGGCGGCCAGTTCTATTCCCTGGAAATCTACCTGCTTCCGACCATCCGTTCCGTGGCATCAGGTCTTCTCGAGGAAAAAGTGTACAAGCTCAATGTGAATGAAGGGACGCTCGTGGAAATGGAGGATCTCGATCTGGCGAAGCTTCCCCTGCTGAGCGCTTCCACGGACGTCGGATTCTTCTCATTGAAGGAAGCCCAGTGCGTCGTCGTACTGGTGGGCAATGATCGTGATCTATCGGTAAAGTACATGGATCTTTCATACAGGATCATGCTTCTCGAAGCCGGCCACATGGCACAAAATTTCCTTCTCACCTGTACCAGCCTCGGTCTCTCGTCCGTGCCGCTGGGAGGGTTCCATGAAGGGGAAATCAAAAATATGCTGCAGCTCACGGACGACAAGATGGTGCTGTATACGCTACTAGGAGGATGA
- a CDS encoding ABC transporter permease: MNKSLIKLSKYDFLVFFREPFFALPIMILPGIFFFVFMKIFSNTIGGAENFGPYIPIYGLLISFLVLFFNIGLQYVTEKERGIHKRLVLSSISIYQIIFTYVIRGVLLSLLGFAQILAIGVFVFKTTITDHMIVFLLTFVIVIGITLLFSLSTHNLFKNSRQVLPYTIIMFQYVLFGSGLMFPTDQLPGYLKFFVDINPFYHMKEILLGVWHWSGVEMVNVLYLVFIVFLCLGLIFVKSRSKEY; the protein is encoded by the coding sequence ATGAATAAATCGCTGATCAAACTTAGTAAGTATGATTTCCTTGTCTTCTTCCGGGAGCCTTTCTTCGCCCTTCCCATCATGATATTGCCGGGCATCTTCTTTTTCGTCTTCATGAAGATCTTCAGTAATACGATCGGCGGGGCTGAGAACTTCGGACCGTATATCCCGATCTATGGATTACTCATTTCATTCCTCGTCCTATTCTTCAATATCGGTCTGCAGTATGTAACGGAGAAGGAGCGGGGGATTCATAAGCGGCTCGTACTGTCGTCCATCAGCATCTATCAGATCATTTTCACGTACGTCATACGCGGTGTGCTGCTTTCGCTTCTCGGGTTTGCCCAAATTCTCGCCATCGGGGTATTCGTGTTCAAGACGACCATCACGGATCATATGATCGTGTTCCTGTTGACGTTTGTGATCGTGATCGGGATTACGCTGTTGTTCAGTTTGTCGACGCATAATCTGTTCAAGAACTCGCGTCAGGTGCTTCCGTATACGATCATCATGTTCCAGTATGTGCTGTTCGGCTCGGGGTTGATGTTCCCGACGGATCAGCTTCCTGGGTATTTGAAGTTTTTTGTAGATATTAATCCGTTTTATCATATGAAGGAGATTTTGCTCGGGGTATGGCACTGGTCGGGTGTGGAGATGGTGAATGTGTTGTATCTGGTGTTTATTGTGTTCTTGTGTTTGGGATTGATTTTCGTGAAGTCGAGGTCGAAGGAGTATTGA
- a CDS encoding YcaO-like family protein, which produces MTVMTETGLPIMDRNSHLFVGPWKKERGHACFTCFTSYLTSNGSNLASILDQELRGPGERDCGNDLHGLDVHSFINRVLVIDKRSWSVTWKKFRKNPFCPECGVEWEEERKTELHLTDEPHFRVKSGKEISQLLKRYEDELIDADTGVGRALFRDAESNIIPMYAIEAVIHDRTFYSYGRTTGIAESRNAAILELLERYSSMVPRFKAPIVASYEELVANNKKVVPPGRYILRSPLDPDRKLHWTSCREVGTGEAFLIPEQMMYFDNQLLRGETRFLYETSNGTALGGSVEEALVYAILEAVERDCFLVHWYTKRLPRIIDQESLANPHVKGILRTLDQLGYETYLFDITLETEVPAVWVLLRNTDADGQLHLYNAAGSHFDPEAAIFAALVEAGTSVIVYEEKLRAEKPGLSHLIGSPENVTHMEDHVNYYAFRENSGAFDYLFDRMADLERIRVEEMAPRFPFSFKGIVEKVMEHHPRVYFTDMGNELIDEMGLSVVKVFIPTLQPMTFGKQNERLNMERLEAWSEGEVEVGCEPHPFP; this is translated from the coding sequence ATGACGGTCATGACTGAAACCGGGCTTCCCATCATGGACCGAAACAGCCATCTTTTCGTAGGGCCGTGGAAAAAGGAGCGCGGACACGCCTGCTTTACCTGCTTCACCTCATACCTTACCTCAAATGGAAGTAACCTTGCTTCGATCCTTGACCAAGAACTGAGAGGACCTGGTGAAAGGGATTGTGGGAACGATCTCCATGGATTGGATGTTCATTCATTCATCAATCGCGTCCTCGTCATCGATAAGCGGTCGTGGTCGGTGACTTGGAAGAAATTCCGCAAGAATCCGTTCTGTCCAGAGTGTGGGGTGGAATGGGAAGAAGAGCGGAAAACGGAGCTTCATCTGACAGACGAACCCCATTTTAGGGTGAAATCAGGAAAAGAGATCTCCCAGCTTCTGAAACGGTATGAAGATGAACTGATTGATGCCGACACAGGAGTCGGAAGAGCACTCTTCCGCGATGCAGAATCGAATATCATCCCCATGTACGCCATCGAAGCGGTCATCCATGATCGGACGTTCTATTCATATGGGCGAACGACGGGGATCGCGGAATCAAGGAATGCGGCCATCCTTGAGCTCCTTGAACGCTATTCAAGCATGGTCCCGAGATTCAAGGCACCCATCGTTGCCTCTTATGAAGAGCTTGTTGCAAATAATAAAAAGGTGGTGCCGCCCGGGCGTTACATTCTGCGGAGCCCCCTAGATCCCGACCGCAAGCTCCACTGGACGAGCTGCCGGGAAGTAGGGACGGGAGAGGCATTCTTGATACCGGAGCAGATGATGTACTTTGATAATCAGCTTCTGAGGGGTGAAACCCGCTTCCTATACGAGACGTCCAATGGGACTGCCCTTGGCGGGAGTGTGGAAGAGGCGTTGGTGTATGCGATCCTCGAGGCGGTGGAGCGGGATTGCTTCCTCGTCCACTGGTATACGAAGCGCCTTCCACGAATCATTGATCAGGAAAGCCTGGCGAATCCCCATGTGAAAGGGATCCTCCGTACGCTTGATCAGCTCGGATACGAGACATACTTATTCGACATCACCCTCGAGACAGAGGTCCCAGCCGTATGGGTCCTGCTCCGTAACACCGATGCAGATGGGCAGCTTCATCTCTACAATGCCGCAGGCTCACACTTCGATCCCGAAGCAGCGATTTTCGCGGCCCTTGTGGAAGCGGGTACCTCGGTCATCGTGTATGAAGAGAAGCTCCGAGCTGAAAAGCCGGGCCTCTCCCACCTGATCGGCAGCCCGGAAAACGTCACCCACATGGAGGATCACGTGAACTACTATGCCTTCAGGGAGAACAGCGGTGCATTCGACTATCTCTTCGATCGGATGGCCGATCTTGAGCGCATCCGTGTGGAGGAGATGGCTCCGCGTTTCCCGTTCTCATTTAAAGGAATCGTCGAGAAGGTAATGGAGCACCATCCCCGGGTGTATTTCACCGACATGGGGAATGAACTCATCGATGAGATGGGGCTTTCGGTGGTGAAAGTGTTCATCCCGACTCTGCAGCCCATGACATTCGGGAAGCAGAACGAGAGGCTGAATATGGAACGATTGGAAGCATGGAGTGAAGGAGAGGTGGAGGTAGGATGCGAACCCCACCCCTTCCCGTAG
- a CDS encoding MFS transporter, producing MNKQLSFRFWVLVAIVSISGFSQGMLLPLIAIIFEQDGVSSSLNGLNATALYIGILIASPLMEKPLQKIGYRPMIIIGGITVAAAMLLFPIWKTFWFWFFLRLCIGVGDHMLHFATQTWITSFSPKEHRGRNISIYGLSFGIGFTVGPLMTQLLAVHEALPFIISSVMTLIVWGFVFKLKNEFPETENMGDATFVGSFRRFGKVLRYAWVALLPPLGYGFLEASLNGNFPIFALRNGISVDAVAVLLPAFAAGSILSQLPLGILSDRIGRQSVLIVVMIIGTGCFTAAGFVSHSTIGLFTCFALAGMAVGSTFSLGISYMTDLLPKELLPAGNIMCGIFFSFGSMIGPFIGGVTIEKLEGSSFFYMIATMLLVIFISLVTFSLQTRRREIAEKY from the coding sequence ATGAATAAACAATTATCATTTCGCTTCTGGGTCCTTGTGGCCATCGTGTCGATTTCGGGATTCTCGCAGGGGATGCTCCTGCCCTTGATCGCCATCATATTTGAACAGGACGGCGTGTCTTCTTCCTTGAATGGATTGAATGCCACTGCGTTGTATATCGGGATCCTTATTGCTTCCCCTCTCATGGAAAAGCCCCTTCAGAAGATCGGGTATCGTCCCATGATCATCATCGGCGGCATCACTGTGGCCGCCGCCATGCTTCTTTTCCCTATATGGAAGACCTTCTGGTTCTGGTTCTTCCTCCGACTCTGCATCGGGGTGGGGGATCATATGCTTCACTTTGCGACACAAACCTGGATCACGTCGTTTTCACCAAAGGAACACAGGGGTCGCAATATCTCCATCTACGGGCTGTCCTTCGGGATCGGCTTCACCGTCGGGCCGCTCATGACCCAGCTTCTCGCCGTTCATGAGGCGCTTCCGTTCATCATCTCTTCCGTCATGACGCTTATCGTCTGGGGCTTCGTCTTCAAGCTGAAGAATGAATTCCCCGAAACAGAGAATATGGGGGACGCCACCTTCGTCGGATCATTCCGCCGGTTCGGGAAAGTCCTTCGATACGCATGGGTAGCCCTATTGCCTCCCCTCGGATATGGGTTCCTTGAAGCATCATTGAATGGGAACTTCCCCATTTTCGCCCTAAGGAACGGGATATCCGTGGATGCCGTGGCGGTCCTTCTTCCTGCTTTTGCGGCGGGGAGCATCTTATCACAGCTCCCCCTCGGGATCCTGAGTGACAGGATCGGAAGGCAGAGTGTTTTGATTGTCGTGATGATCATCGGGACCGGCTGTTTCACGGCGGCGGGATTCGTTTCCCATTCCACCATCGGCCTCTTCACCTGCTTCGCCCTTGCCGGGATGGCCGTCGGATCGACCTTCTCCCTCGGGATCAGCTATATGACCGACCTCCTGCCGAAAGAGCTTCTGCCAGCGGGCAATATCATGTGCGGGATCTTCTTCAGCTTCGGGAGCATGATCGGTCCGTTCATAGGTGGAGTGACGATCGAGAAGCTTGAAGGATCTAGTTTCTTCTATATGATTGCCACCATGCTGCTTGTCATCTTCATCAGTCTTGTGACTTTTTCCCTTCAAACGAGGCGAAGGGAAATAGCAGAAAAATACTAG
- a CDS encoding thiazolylpeptide-type bacteriocin, whose protein sequence is MSNGTLNSVESLLQEIESIEVMEVSESMMLSETGATSGSSSSGSTSCCGSCSCVSCGACTSCGG, encoded by the coding sequence ATGAGTAATGGGACATTGAACAGTGTGGAGTCCTTGCTTCAGGAAATCGAATCGATTGAAGTGATGGAAGTATCAGAGTCCATGATGCTGTCTGAAACCGGGGCGACGAGTGGGTCGAGCTCATCGGGAAGTACGTCATGCTGCGGATCATGTTCATGTGTAAGCTGTGGTGCCTGCACCAGCTGTGGAGGCTAA
- a CDS encoding heavy metal translocating P-type ATPase: MSSQSKALSLGSPGSKLPLLEKIKPHAELIAALVSGVFILLGWLFSKDESSLSIIFYLLAFFIGGFAKAKEGIEETIENKELNVEMLMIFAAVGSAIIGYWTEGAILIFIFAVSGALETYTMNKSQKEISALMELQPEEAWLITETGEKKVQVSSLDIGDLILIKPGERVPTDGMVVKGSTSIDEAAISGEAVPVTKSADDEVYAGTVNINGAITVKMTKPSSETLFQKIIDLVQSAQSEKSPSQLFIERFEGTYVKIVLAVVVLMMFLPHFALGWSWNETFYRAMVLLVVASPCALVASIMPASLSAISNGARHGILFKGGAHLENLSNLKAIAFDKTGTLTRGKPVVTDFLTSEDEAKTLQVVASIENQSNHPLAQAIVKHARSEGIQLAQPDSLEDISGWGVKAVMDGSDWKIGKADFMGTAASAFMDGRYEILASEGKTTVFVERDGVIIALIALKDVVRKETVDALKLLADEGVETIMLTGDNEKTARAIAQESGVSSFIAECLPETKVDELKLLKQDFGTVAMVGDGINDAPALATANVGIAMGEGTDVALETADVVLMKNDLTRIAEAIKLSKRMKRIVQQNVVFSISVIMLLIASNFLQVLDLPYGVIGHEGSTILVILNGLRLLRS; encoded by the coding sequence ATGAGTTCACAGTCCAAAGCGCTAAGTCTCGGGAGTCCCGGTAGCAAGCTCCCACTTCTTGAAAAAATCAAACCCCACGCCGAACTGATTGCCGCCCTTGTCAGCGGGGTCTTCATTCTCCTCGGCTGGCTCTTCTCGAAGGATGAGTCCTCCTTGAGCATCATCTTTTATCTTCTTGCATTCTTCATCGGTGGTTTCGCTAAAGCGAAGGAAGGCATCGAGGAGACGATCGAAAACAAAGAATTGAATGTGGAGATGCTCATGATTTTCGCTGCCGTCGGCTCGGCCATCATCGGCTACTGGACTGAAGGCGCGATCCTGATCTTCATCTTCGCCGTGAGCGGAGCCCTGGAAACGTACACGATGAACAAGAGCCAAAAGGAAATCTCAGCCCTCATGGAGCTTCAGCCTGAAGAGGCATGGCTCATAACGGAGACCGGTGAGAAGAAAGTGCAGGTCAGCTCCCTTGATATCGGTGACCTGATCCTCATCAAACCAGGCGAGCGTGTACCGACGGACGGGATGGTCGTAAAAGGCAGCACCTCTATCGATGAAGCAGCCATTTCTGGAGAAGCGGTCCCTGTCACCAAGTCAGCGGATGATGAAGTATATGCCGGAACCGTGAACATCAACGGGGCCATCACGGTCAAAATGACAAAACCGAGCAGCGAGACCCTGTTCCAAAAGATCATCGATCTCGTCCAATCGGCCCAGTCGGAAAAGTCCCCTTCCCAATTGTTCATTGAACGGTTTGAAGGGACCTATGTCAAGATTGTCCTTGCCGTCGTAGTGCTGATGATGTTCCTTCCCCACTTCGCATTGGGGTGGAGCTGGAATGAAACCTTCTACCGTGCCATGGTGCTCCTTGTCGTCGCTTCACCGTGTGCCCTAGTGGCGTCGATCATGCCGGCGAGCCTCTCTGCCATCTCCAACGGGGCACGCCACGGAATCCTTTTCAAAGGCGGAGCACATCTGGAAAACCTGAGTAACTTGAAAGCCATCGCTTTCGACAAGACTGGGACATTGACAAGAGGCAAACCGGTTGTCACAGACTTCCTGACTTCTGAAGATGAAGCAAAGACCCTTCAAGTGGTTGCTTCTATCGAGAATCAGTCGAATCACCCCCTCGCCCAGGCCATCGTCAAGCACGCCCGCAGCGAAGGGATCCAACTTGCCCAACCCGATTCTCTTGAAGACATCTCGGGGTGGGGAGTCAAGGCCGTCATGGACGGCTCTGATTGGAAGATCGGAAAGGCCGATTTCATGGGCACCGCTGCATCAGCTTTCATGGATGGCAGGTATGAAATCTTGGCTTCTGAAGGAAAGACGACGGTATTCGTCGAGCGTGACGGTGTCATCATCGCCCTCATCGCGTTGAAGGACGTTGTACGAAAGGAAACCGTTGACGCCCTGAAGCTCCTTGCCGATGAAGGCGTTGAAACGATCATGCTCACCGGGGATAATGAGAAGACCGCCCGTGCCATTGCACAGGAATCAGGCGTCTCATCTTTCATTGCTGAATGCCTTCCTGAAACCAAGGTGGATGAACTCAAGCTTCTGAAACAGGACTTCGGGACCGTCGCCATGGTCGGTGACGGAATCAACGACGCGCCTGCCCTTGCCACAGCCAACGTCGGAATCGCAATGGGTGAAGGAACAGATGTCGCCTTGGAGACAGCCGATGTCGTCCTGATGAAAAACGATCTGACCCGGATCGCAGAAGCCATCAAGCTGTCAAAGCGCATGAAGCGTATCGTCCAGCAGAACGTCGTCTTCTCGATTTCTGTCATCATGCTCCTCATCGCGTCCAATTTCCTTCAAGTCCTCGATCTCCCATATGGAGTCATCGGGCATGAAGGTAGCACCATCCTGGTGATCCTGAACGGGTTGCGATTGCTTCGTTCATGA